A region of the Nitrospira sp. genome:
CCTAACCACCTGAGGAGGAATCAATGAAATGTCCGAAGTGTACAGGGATGATGATGTTAGAGCGGTTCTCAGATTTCTTTCTGGTGTTCTATGCATGGAAATGCATCAACTGCGGGGCCATGATCGACCGTACCATTTCCAACAATCGCCGAAAGAGTCTGGCAGCCCGTGAGTCCCGGACCGTCGCCGCGCGGTAAGAAGTTTCAGCAAAGGGGTCGGGACTCTTTATTTATTCTCGGTTGACCATGTAGCAACCCACCGGCCCACGCGCTAGACACCGGCGGCAGTGGGTAGTGCATGCTCACCGGCCGACGCAAAGCAGGCTGCGTTTCGCGTTGCGCCTGGAGGAGCTATGCTTCAGGCCAAGGGCTGCACGAAGCATGACTATGCGGTGCTCATTGTGATCAGTATGGGCGTGGACAACTGAACCGCGGTGGCACGCCAACGACTTGCGCGGCGCGCTGCAATACAAGACTCCCGGTATATTCTATCCATCCGAAGCTACACGTCGCATCCGCCGCACGGTTTGATCTGCCAGCGGATTCGCCACCGTCGAGGGTTGGTTCGAAGGAAACTGTCAGCCAGATTCGCGATGCTCCCGTCGGCAAAGTGCAGGGTCTCCACAACGAGCGAGCCGCTCACCTCGGTCTTTGCGAGTCATCCAAGGTTTGCTTTTTGTCCCTCAGGGATTACACAATAGAAAATATGTATTAATCTCCGCCATCCCGGCCACTATCAACAATCAACAACGAGGTATTATCGTGAATATTCGACATGCCCTAGCGATCGTTATGGTACTAAGTGCCTTCGGCAACATCGGCGATGTCCGAGCCGGCTATGATTCAGCCCCTTCCGGTGGCAGCGTAGATGGTTGTGACGGCGTATCGTTTTCCACGTTCCTGCCAAAGCCATACTCACAAATAGACAACAATGTAGAAGTCGCGCCGCAATCGGCATTTTCGTTTGTGGCATCCAATTCGACGTTTCCCAAAACCATTACGGTGATGATCAAGGACGAAAACGTCCCGGTCACCGTGACGCCTCACTTCGGTGGATTTCTCGTCAGCGGCAAGATCCCCGCCTCGGCCAAAGGCACCTTCATCAGAGTTGCTATTACGGGGAAAGGCCCCAGCCTCTGTGAGCGAGGCGACGGATGGCTCTTGAAAGTAGGAAAATGATCGATGGCAGGATAGAGGTGGCTCCAGTTGGTTGGACAGTGTAGGCCATTCCTAACCTGGCACCTGGTAGATTGCTGACGACACGGCGGTGCGCCGTGTCGTCAGAGTGTCATCTCCGCAATCTGAGAAGTTGAATTAAGGTGGTCGAATAAAATGGGTCGGGAGTCTTTCTTTATTCTCGGTTGACCATGGAGCAACCAACCGGCCCACGCGCGATACACCGGCGACGGTGGGTGGCTCGTGTTCGCTGGCCAACGCAAAGCAGACGGCGTTTCCCGTCACACTAGGAGTGTGTGATGCCTCCGGTCGAGGGCTGCACGAAACAAAACTATGCGGTGCTCATCGTGATCGGTATGGAAGTGAAGGGGTGAACCGCGGCGACGCACAGACGACTTGCGTGTCGGTATCAAGAAAAACGTATCGTTAAATTTTCTTCCCCAGCGTTCGGTTTTATTCTTTGGGCCTATGAAGCGGCGCACGGTGAGCTTTTCTTCACAGTGTTACCCTCCGGAGGAAGAGCCGCAAAATATTCGAGGAGGCTTCGGTGGATGAACATGTAGCCACCACCGACCTTCTTGAGGAGGATAAGCTTGGCGCAGTGGTCCAGGAATGGAATGAAGCGAAAAGGTGTGGCCCCAGTCAGCCAGAGAACTAGTCGTAGTGCATAGTGTTTCAGCACGGCTGAACCACCACGGTTGAGCCCTAGTAACAGTCCAAAGAACAGGGGGAAGGTCAGCCAGTTATCTTTCACGTAAAGGGATAGCAAGCCAACTGGCCCAAAAATCAATAGGCCGATCGCTAGCGCTACCAGACCATTTTTCAAAGAAAATATAATACCTTGATTTGGAGAGGATTTGTTAGCCCTAACTGAATCGACGAGTCCAAAGAGCAACCCAGAGATCAGTCCGAAGAGCAGCCCAAACATCACTCCGGAGGATAACCAATAAACGAAACCGTCTCTCACCCCGTCAACCAACCTGGCAACCAGCCAGTATAGTTCCCCAAAGAGCCAACCGCTTATCAATCCTGTAATTGCCTTTGCTCTGAAACGCTTAGTTTGCCAACCCATTGTTTCAACAAGATGTATTTCCTTTAGTGATTGTATACCCGCACCAGCAAGGAGACCTCCAAGCGACCCAATGACCAGTACGCTAGGTCTAAACTCAAATAGCCCGAAGAAGATCCCAATTACCAGACCAGTCACGGCGATATTCTTCCATGGCGATGCCCAGTGACAACCGACTATGATGCTCGCCGCGAAGACCAGCCCATAAGCTAGTCCTGGAATCAGCACTTCGTACAACCCAAGACTCGATCCAAGATTCAGTATGACGATTAGCCAGACTACGAGTAACCCGCTGCTCAAGGCCGCCACAGCTTCATAGGCGAACTGTTGTCCCGCTAAGCTGAGCCATTGAGGCTGGAGTGCTTCCACCATGAAGACCGACTGCGACTGCTCCTTCATCTTTCGGGCCAACCACGAAAGCCAGCGAATGGCTTCATCCTGAGAAAAGCGACTCGTGATTGATTTCTTCCGTTGGAACATCCGCTCAACATAAAGCTGGAAGATGTGCTCTCGACGCGCTTGTGGTGAATCATCCTTGGGGCTCATCAGGGCTTTTCCATCAGCTCCCTCGCAGGCCAGGCTCATAACGCTCAACATCAACGGCGTCTGTGCCAGTTCCTGCAAGACAGGATCGTTGTTCATAACTTGTTGAAGGCCAGCCAATTGTGGACCGCCAGCTGCCAGAAAGTTATTCACATCGTCAAGGCTAAGCGGCTCAAGGCAGACCGCACCGTTCATTTTGAGCTTCCTAGGGAGCCAGTGATACTCCATCCAGCGACTACAGACCACCATCCCAGATGAGTTATGGGTCTCGATGAATGCATTGATGGCCGCGACGCA
Encoded here:
- a CDS encoding TIR domain-containing protein; amino-acid sequence: MSNNEPNPNAEHFDVFLCHNSEDKAEIRQIADELSRRGLKPWLDELEIRPGQLWQVALEEQIKTIKAAAVFVGKSGISPWQQMEVRSFLNQFVKRACPIIPVILSSATGTPELPIFLQNFHWVDFRKNHPDPYEQLINGIAGKKSGPEMEKASASVLLDPGQDNAEERLHSPIANPPDQRQQEQLGILRDRVQEYWVDGVLRQSLYHEVLISLGKRTMDEAVERPPWKCDLVDLPSRCRDVLPQDYTINTVFDATGLLLILGEPGSGKTTSLLELAAVLINRAKDDPKERVPIVLNLSSWQKKQSLEEWIAAELSAKYRIPVKIARAWLVKGYLVPLLDGLDEVQPAIQPDCVAAINAFIETHNSSGMVVCSRWMEYHWLPRKLKMNGAVCLEPLSLDDVNNFLAAGGPQLAGLQQVMNNDPVLQELAQTPLMLSVMSLACEGADGKALMSPKDDSPQARREHIFQLYVERMFQRKKSITSRFSQDEAIRWLSWLARKMKEQSQSVFMVEALQPQWLSLAGQQFAYEAVAALSSGLLVVWLIVILNLGSSLGLYEVLIPGLAYGLVFAASIIVGCHWASPWKNIAVTGLVIGIFFGLFEFRPSVLVIGSLGGLLAGAGIQSLKEIHLVETMGWQTKRFRAKAITGLISGWLFGELYWLVARLVDGVRDGFVYWLSSGVMFGLLFGLISGLLFGLVDSVRANKSSPNQGIIFSLKNGLVALAIGLLIFGPVGLLSLYVKDNWLTFPLFFGLLLGLNRGGSAVLKHYALRLVLWLTGATPFRFIPFLDHCAKLILLKKVGGGYMFIHRSLLEYFAALPPEGNTVKKSSPCAAS